In Enoplosus armatus isolate fEnoArm2 chromosome 12, fEnoArm2.hap1, whole genome shotgun sequence, the DNA window gCCTAACCTAATGCCAAATAATGACTTgccatttatttgtattattaaaacGTCACTTTGACTCTGGGCCTCGGCTGCTTTTAGTCATGGAAAGATGCCATGAAACGATGTAGCGAAATATTCCAGCAGCTCTGTTCTGTTCACGGTAACAAATGAAAGCGCATCAGTGTTTGCAGCGATGTCATCACTCTGAACATGAATTAATAATGGCGCCAGCTCCATAACAATAAATGAGTAGCCTACATTAAACATCAATCATTTTTAGTGTGTATAATTTCAACCGATTAGGCCAAATTTATTAAGGTTCCCAAATTTCTGCAGCAGGGATCAAACAGACgaagtttattatttattctttataaaTTGTCCTTTTGGTTTGAAAGGAGAAACTGTGGTGGTATTGAATTaatggtattttattttttcgcttcagttgaaaaatgtcaataatgTTGCCTTTCAGAAGCTAAATTCATGGACAGACTATGAGACAACGGCCCCCTTCATAGTTAATTAGTTGGCTTTCTTTCCATGTTGTTGTGCAGTTTAACCATAAGGATCCCCACTGACACTTCTTTCCGCAAATATTATACATAACACTATAGTGTAGTGTACAATGTATTATGGGAAACGTGGAATGCTGTTAAAGATTGTTAAAGCTGAGCtaccctgctgctgctttcctaATGTTGCCTGCAGAGTAGAGTAGCTGTGCAGCTGTAGGACTAATCAccaaaaatataacaaagatATGTTGTATGTTAAAGCACCTGATACTCAATAGTAGgctaaaggtaaaaaaaaaaaaatagtaaaagcCAAAAACTAAAACTTCGGTCTATCGTATGCCTACATCCCTGATTCCTATTACTTCTAATCCTCCATCTAAATTTGGCTGTCAGGCCTTCATTGCTTGTTAATAACTCGTTAGTCCAATAACAAAATTCGCATTAATCGGTGTAGAAAGGTATGTGTTGCTTGGGAGCACGATTGCAAGCCAATTGCAGCCTTTTGCACCGTGATTAGGATGTGCTGTTTTGCTCATTCTAGACTTCATCTGtcaatactgaaaatgtcaCAAACCGCCAGTTAAGAACTTAATCTCCGTTAAGAATAAACGATCGCAAAAATGAAGCCTACAATAGATGTTCTCAGTGGCAACCAGCGCCGACGGgagaatatttatttaatgcaaacaccagaaacaaagtGCTAAACTAAagctttacaataaaataaagtcgttggcgtgtgtgtgtgtgtggtgtgtgtgtgtgtggagagtgaAGCAGATAAACCTTGATCTTGTCCAGCTGTTAATCAGTGTTTTATGAAGTGTGCCATAAAGCCTCCATAGAGCGCATAGTCTTCAGCCAATCGAGTTTCTAGGCCTAAAATTGGGGCTTAATCTCGCACTGTCTATTTGGCAGTTTGATTGATGTCCTCGCGCAGCTGGGGGTGCGGTCCAGCCTCCCTCTCCTGCAtgcgcacacagacagactcacacacagtgCTCCAGCACTCACTAGATAACGATCGGAGCTCGAGTAGAAGAATCCCAGACTGAAGAGTCCAGGGAGCGGCGCGTGGAGCAACCTCTGTTCCTCGCGCCGGAGCTGGGGGCTCGCGGAGGCCATGGATCACATAGGGATATTGGGTGCGCATCTGCAGCAGCACACGCACGTGGAGCCCATCAGCTTCGGTATAGATCAGATCCTCAGCAACGTGGAGCAGAGCTGCATGCTGGGCGTGAGGATGCACGAGCAGGACTACGGACACGCGGCCTACAACAGCAGCGCGAGTAGCGGCGTGAACGGCGGCTTCACATGCGGTAACACCGGATATAACGGCACCACCAGCTCGTGCGGGGTGGCTTCCCTAGGCGGAGCTTATCACATGAACATGGGCGTTAATACGAACGGGCCTAACGTGAACGCCGCCGGGGTCATCCGTGTCCCCGCTCACCGGCCTCTGAGCTGCGCAAACTCCTCTGTGCCGCCGGTGAGCGGGACCATCAACAACCTGACTGCGCTGACGTTCCCCTGGATGGAGAGCAACCGACGCTACACCAAAGACAGGTTCACAGGTGGgatcataatataatatatataacatgatAATATAGCTATTGTTAGGCACAAGGGAAAAATCCAATCCACTAGTCTATTTTAAAAGATATTCAGAACATAGCCTACTCTTGAGGCTGCAGCTTTTTGCGGgaaatttcatttcagttttatttatatagcgtcaaatcacaacattttatctcatgacactttttatatagagcaggtctagaccgtattcttatataatatatttacagAGACTCGATAGTTCCCcccatgagcaagcacttcaCTAATCCttcagaaaataacacaaagctCCACGGAGCAGTCTGAAAGGTCCTGGTGTGTGCTCATCATCCGCCTGCTCATGTGTACCAAAGAATTTCACTATGAGTGAATCGCTGATGAATGGTTCAACAGGATATGGCCATTATTCACACAGTATTTATTAGAGAGAGCTCAAGAAagatctgtctttttttttttttactcttacATTTTACCACTGCGATCCACCAAATACTGATTCACATCTCACAATCAAACGGGCACTATTGAAGCTAGGGCAGCCGAGTCACAGCGCAGAATTGTCATTtttgaaaacttaaaaataacatttaaaaaattaaaataatacaaatattgcTTCACaagctgttttgtttccagctAGACAAGAATCGCCCCTATTACAATAAGAAACTCgagaaaataaactgaaaatagaCTTGGTGGGCTACGCTATAACTTCTGCTTAATGTCATTTAAGTTggtaaatatatttatacacacacacagtatgtacgtctaaagtcattaaaatgaaagaggCCAAACCTAATAACATAATGTCACTGCAATagtatctatctgtctgtctcagccAAAATACACTACAGTATTTCTGTAAGATACTGGAGACGGAATACCCCCTCCTTTGTATTAT includes these proteins:
- the tlx1 gene encoding T-cell leukemia homeobox protein 1, with amino-acid sequence MDHIGILGAHLQQHTHVEPISFGIDQILSNVEQSCMLGVRMHEQDYGHAAYNSSASSGVNGGFTCGNTGYNGTTSSCGVASLGGAYHMNMGVNTNGPNVNAAGVIRVPAHRPLSCANSSVPPVSGTINNLTALTFPWMESNRRYTKDRFTGHPYQNRTPPKKKKPRTSFTRLQICELEKRFHRQKYLASAERAALAKALKMTDAQVKTWFQNRRTKWRRQTAEEREAERQQANRILMQLQQEAFQKTVNQPATPDPLCLQNSSLFALQNLQPWTENTAKISSVSACE